The DNA region CGGGAAGAACCAGAGCGTTTTCAGAAGCAGAAATCTAAGACCGGCGGGAATGATTTTCAATAGATCTCAGGTTAGTCCCATAAGAATGAAATCAACCTAACTTCTGATTGCTCATGAACCATTCATACAGTTCCGGATCAGAGTAAGTTTCTGTCCATGAATCGTGACCGGCTTCAGGATATATCTTGAGCAGAGGTCTTCCGCCGGCATCTTTCAGCGTTCTTATTAGGATCCTGCTCTCTTCGGCTGAGACTATGTTATCTTTTCCGCCATGGAAGGCCCAAATAGGCAAGTCCTTGATTTCCAGAACTCTCTCCGGGAAGCCCAGGATTCCAAGACCACCCCCGCAAACAGGTGCTATTGCCGCAAAGAGATCCGGATACTCTACAGCCATGTGCCAGGTTCCAAACCCTCCCATTGAAAGTCCGGTGAGGTACATTTTAGAAATGTCGACTCTATACTGCTTTATGACAGTGTCCAGCAGGAATTTCAGATCTTGAAGTTTGTTAAGCCACCAGTCAT from Mesotoga sp. BH458_6_3_2_1 includes:
- a CDS encoding prolyl oligopeptidase family serine peptidase, yielding MELHSSTIAYSLNRRLDYLISLPLQYSSEEADWPLILFLHGAGERGDNLQLLRKHGIPRIVSEMADFPFITISPQCPENDWWLNKLQDLKFLLDTVIKQYRVDISKMYLTGLSMGGFGTWHMAVEYPDLFAAIAPVCGGGLGILGFPERVLEIKDLPIWAFHGGKDNIVSAEESRILIRTLKDAGGRPLLKIYPEAGHDSWTETYSDPELYEWFMSNQKLG